The proteins below are encoded in one region of Lactuca sativa cultivar Salinas chromosome 3, Lsat_Salinas_v11, whole genome shotgun sequence:
- the LOC111915592 gene encoding mannitol dehydrogenase, whose protein sequence is MAKSPESEHPIKAYGYAARDTSGTFSPLTFSRRATRDKDVRFKVLYCGICHSDLHFAKNEWGVTTYPVVPGHEIVGVVTEVGSKVKTFKVGETVGVGCLVGSCRSCQSCSNNLEQFCPKMTFTYAFPNYSDGTITYGGYSDHMVADEHFVLHWPDNLPLDSGAPLLCAGITTYSPLKHYGLDKPGMKIGIVGLGGLGHVAVKIAKALGAEVTVFSTTPDKKEEALDGLKADHFIVSKDMDQMQAATGTLDGILDTVSASHPIVPFLNILKTDGKLVLVGMPGVPHELPAFPLVLGRKIVGGSNIGGLKETQEMLDFCAKHGITADIEVIPIDYVNTAMDRLLKSDVRYRFVIDVANSIKAPSELRSRV, encoded by the exons ATGGCGAAATCACCAGAGTCAGAGCATCCCATCAAGGCCTACGGTTATGCTGCCCGCGACACTTCTGGAACCTTCTCACCCCTCACCTTCTCCCGAAG AGCTACAAGGGATAAAGACGTgagattcaaagttttgtatTGTGGAATCTGCCATTCTGATCTTCATTTTGCCAAGAACGAATGGGGAGTGACTACCTATCCGGTAGTTCCAGG GCATGAGATTGTGGGTGTCGTGACAGAAGTAGGAAGCAAAGTAAAGACATTCAAAGTTGGTGAAACAGTTGGTGTTGGATGCTTGGTGGGATCATGCAGATCATGTCAAAGCTGTTCTAACAATCTTGAACAATTCTGTCCGAAGATGACCTTCACTTATGCTTTTCCTAATTATTCCGATGGCACAATCACATACGGTGGCTACTCTGATCACATGGTTGCTGATGAGCACTTCGTGTTGCATTGGCCAGACAATTTGCCACTTGACTCCGGTGCACCATTATTATGTGCTGGGATCACAACTTACAGCCCCCTCAAACACTACGGACTAGACAAGCCTGGTATGAAGATCGGGATAGTTGGTCTTGGTGGCCTCGGTCATGTTGCAGTGAAGATAGCCAAGGCTTTGGGGGCAGAAGTTACGGTTTTTAGTACGACCCCAGACAAGAAGGAGGAAGCGCTCGATGGACTTAAAGCTGACCATTTCATAGTTAGCAAAGACATGGACCAAATGCAG GCTGCTACTGGAACGCTCGATGGTATCTTAGATACGGTTTCTGCATCTCATCCGATTGTGCCGTTTCTTAATATTCTGAAAACTGATGGAAAGCTTGTTCTTGTTGGTATGCCTGGGGTGCCACATGAGCTACCAGCATTTCCTTTGGTCTTAG GGAGGAAGATTGTTGGTGGTAGTAATATTGGAGGACTGAAAGAGACTCAAGAGATGCTTGATTTTTGTGCAAAACATGGAATTACAGCAGATATAGAGGTTATCCCAATAGATTATGTGAATACAGCCATGGATCGTCTCTTGAAATCTGATGTTAGATATCGCTTTGTGATCGATGTTGCAAATTCCATAAAGGCTCCATCAGAGTTGAGATCCAGAGTATGA